A portion of the Leifsonia sp. EB41 genome contains these proteins:
- the gndA gene encoding NADP-dependent phosphogluconate dehydrogenase, with translation MPENHAPANIGVVGLAVMGSNLARNLASREGNTVAVFNRTYARTEELVDAHPEAGFVSSEQIDDFVASLSKPRTAIIMVQAGRGTDAVIDQLVERFEPGDIIVDGGNANFHDTIKREKRIAPTGIHFVGAGISGGEEGALNGPSIMPGGSAESYETLGPILASIAAVAEGEPCVTHVGTDGAGHFVKMIHNGIEYADMQLIAEAYDLLRTVGGLEPAQIADVFSEWNTGYLESYLIEITAEVLRQVDAETGKPFVDIVLDQAGSKGTGVWTVQNALDLGIPVGGIAEAVFARAVSSKPAQRAAVQATIQSRPDVQKAADVAAFADDVSKALYASKVVAYAQGFDAIIAGAEKYGWNINKDKIAKIWRGGCIIRAQFLNRIADAYDENPDIATLLEAPYFADAVREGEAAWRRIVATAALSGVPVPGFGAALSYYDSLASTHLPAALVQGQRDFFGAHTYKRVDKEGVFHTLWSADRSEIETEGSSH, from the coding sequence GTGCCCGAGAACCACGCACCGGCCAACATCGGAGTCGTCGGTCTGGCTGTGATGGGGTCGAACCTGGCCCGCAACCTCGCGTCGCGCGAGGGCAACACCGTCGCCGTCTTCAACCGGACCTACGCCCGCACCGAGGAACTGGTGGACGCCCACCCGGAGGCCGGCTTCGTCTCCTCCGAGCAGATCGACGACTTCGTCGCGTCGCTCAGCAAGCCGCGCACCGCGATCATCATGGTCCAGGCCGGCCGGGGCACGGACGCCGTGATCGACCAGCTCGTCGAGCGGTTCGAGCCGGGCGACATCATCGTCGACGGCGGCAACGCGAACTTCCACGACACCATCAAGCGCGAGAAGCGCATCGCGCCGACCGGCATCCACTTCGTCGGCGCAGGCATCTCCGGCGGCGAGGAGGGCGCCCTCAACGGCCCCTCGATCATGCCGGGGGGTTCGGCCGAGTCGTACGAGACCCTGGGCCCGATCCTCGCCTCCATCGCCGCGGTCGCCGAGGGCGAGCCGTGCGTGACCCACGTGGGCACCGACGGCGCCGGCCACTTCGTCAAAATGATACACAACGGCATCGAGTACGCCGACATGCAGCTCATCGCGGAGGCCTACGACCTCCTCCGCACGGTCGGCGGCCTGGAGCCCGCGCAGATCGCGGACGTGTTCTCCGAGTGGAACACGGGCTACCTCGAGTCGTACCTGATCGAGATCACCGCCGAGGTGCTCCGCCAGGTGGACGCCGAGACCGGCAAGCCGTTCGTGGACATCGTCCTCGACCAGGCCGGCTCGAAGGGCACCGGCGTCTGGACCGTGCAGAACGCGCTCGACCTGGGCATCCCGGTCGGCGGGATCGCGGAGGCCGTGTTCGCCCGCGCCGTGTCCTCCAAGCCCGCGCAGCGCGCCGCGGTGCAGGCGACCATCCAGTCGCGTCCCGACGTGCAGAAGGCCGCCGACGTGGCCGCGTTCGCCGACGACGTGTCGAAGGCGCTCTACGCATCGAAGGTCGTCGCGTATGCGCAGGGCTTCGACGCGATCATCGCCGGCGCCGAGAAGTACGGCTGGAACATCAACAAGGACAAGATCGCCAAGATCTGGCGCGGCGGCTGCATCATCCGCGCCCAGTTCCTCAACCGCATCGCGGACGCCTACGACGAGAACCCCGACATCGCGACCCTGCTGGAGGCGCCGTACTTCGCCGACGCCGTCCGCGAGGGCGAGGCCGCCTGGCGCCGCATCGTCGCCACCGCGGCGCTCTCCGGCGTGCCGGTGCCCGGCTTCGGCGCGGCGCTGTCGTACTACGACTCGCTCGCCTCCACCCACCTCCCGGCCGCGCTCGTGCAGGGGCAGCGCGACTTCTTCGGCGCGCACACCTACAAGCGCGTCGACAAGGAGGGCGTCTTCCACACCCTGTGGTCCGCCGACCGCAGCGAGATCGAGACCGAGGGCTCCTCGCACTAG
- a CDS encoding ribose-phosphate diphosphokinase, with the protein MSGITATGQKRLVLISGRAHPELAEQIAEHLGSELVPTDSRTFANGEIYARFDESVRGSDAFVIQSHTSPINEWLMEQLIMVDALKRASAKRITVVAPFYPYARQDKKGRGREPISARLVADLFKAAGADRIMSVDLHAAQIQGFFDGPVDHLFAMPVLLEHMQRELDPSTLTVVSPDMGRVRVADIWSDKLGVPLAIIHKRRDPLVPNQVSVHEIVGDVKGRVCLLVDDLIDTGRTIVKAAEALKAAGAIGVVVAATHAVFSDPAVELLQSEAIDSVVVTDTLPLPMHKRWDGLTVLPIAPLLANAIREVFTDGSVTSMFDGAA; encoded by the coding sequence GTGTCAGGGATCACTGCCACCGGCCAGAAACGACTCGTTCTGATCTCGGGGCGTGCGCATCCCGAACTCGCCGAGCAGATCGCCGAGCACCTCGGCAGTGAGCTGGTGCCCACCGACTCCCGCACCTTCGCGAACGGCGAGATCTACGCGCGGTTCGACGAGAGCGTGCGCGGGTCGGACGCGTTCGTGATCCAGTCGCACACCTCCCCGATCAACGAGTGGCTCATGGAGCAGCTCATCATGGTGGACGCCCTCAAGCGCGCCTCCGCCAAGCGCATCACCGTCGTGGCCCCGTTCTACCCGTATGCGCGCCAGGACAAGAAGGGCCGCGGCCGCGAGCCGATCTCGGCCCGCCTGGTCGCCGACCTGTTCAAGGCCGCGGGCGCCGACCGCATCATGTCGGTCGACCTGCACGCCGCGCAGATCCAGGGCTTCTTCGACGGCCCGGTGGACCACCTCTTCGCCATGCCCGTGCTGCTGGAGCACATGCAGCGCGAGCTCGACCCGTCGACCCTGACCGTCGTCTCGCCCGACATGGGCCGTGTGCGCGTCGCCGACATCTGGAGCGACAAGCTCGGCGTCCCGCTCGCGATCATCCACAAGCGCCGCGACCCGCTGGTGCCCAACCAGGTCTCGGTGCACGAGATCGTCGGTGACGTGAAGGGCCGCGTCTGCCTGCTGGTGGACGACCTCATCGACACCGGCCGCACGATCGTGAAGGCGGCGGAGGCGTTGAAGGCCGCCGGCGCGATCGGCGTCGTGGTCGCGGCGACCCACGCCGTGTTCAGCGACCCGGCCGTCGAGCTGCTGCAGTCGGAGGCCATCGACTCGGTCGTGGTCACCGATACGCTGCCGCTGCCCATGCACAAGCGCTGGGACGGCCTCACCGTGCTGCCGATCGCGCCGCTGCTGGCGAACGCGATCCGCGAGGTCTTCACCGACGGCTCGGTGACCTCCATGTTCGACGGCGCCGCCTGA